In Methanofollis sp. UBA420, one DNA window encodes the following:
- a CDS encoding elongation factor EF-2 — protein sequence MTRRKKMVERVTELMDKPDRIRNIGIVAHIDHGKTTLSDNLLAGAGMISEELAGHQLFMDSDEEEQARGITIDASNVSMVHEYNGQEYLINMIDTPGHVDFGGDVTRAMRAVDGAVVVVDAVEGTMPQTETVLRQALKEGVKPVLFINKVDRLINEIKVDATEMQIRLGRVIDKVNKLIKGMNEKMYNDGWKLDAAQGTVAFGSALYNWAVSVPYMKTSGVNFGEVYDRCRAGDMKTLAKKSPLADVLLDMVVKHLPNPIQAQDRRVHIIWHGDYESEVGKSMIGCDPNGPIAMMVTDISFDPHAGEVATGRLFSGTLRRGEEVYISGTAGKSNRLQQVGIFMGPERIEVESLCAGNIAAVTGLKDAIVGSTVTSMMEMTPFESLQHYSEPVMTVAVEAKNMKDLPKLVTVLRQVAKEDPTVRVTINEETGEHLISGMGELHLEIITGRIKRDKGVEIVTSPPIVVYRETPTLKAGPVEGKSPNRHNRFYIELEPLSDEVVQLIKSGEITMNLPEIERRDILIKAGFEKDEAKNLKAIEATNMFFDMTKGIQYLNETMELVLEGWREALAGGPLAEEQVQNLKIRLVDVKLHEDAIHRGPAQVIPAVRSAVKAGILMAGDSLLEPLQKIQITVPMDQMGAATGQIQGRRGQVFDMQSMGDTITVSGKAPVAELFGFAGDIRSATEGRAMWSTEFAGFEVVPQGLLPEVVKAIRKRKGLKEQIPRPEDYLA from the coding sequence ATGACACGAAGAAAAAAGATGGTAGAGCGGGTCACCGAGCTGATGGACAAGCCGGACCGTATCCGCAACATTGGTATCGTAGCACACATCGACCACGGGAAGACCACCCTTTCTGACAACCTGCTTGCAGGCGCCGGCATGATCTCCGAGGAGCTCGCCGGTCACCAGCTCTTCATGGACTCCGACGAGGAGGAGCAGGCCCGTGGCATCACGATCGATGCCTCGAACGTTTCCATGGTCCACGAGTACAACGGACAGGAGTACCTCATCAACATGATCGACACTCCGGGCCACGTTGACTTCGGCGGCGACGTCACCCGTGCGATGCGTGCGGTGGACGGTGCGGTCGTCGTCGTGGACGCTGTCGAGGGCACCATGCCCCAGACCGAGACGGTGCTCCGTCAGGCCCTCAAAGAGGGTGTCAAGCCTGTCCTGTTCATCAACAAGGTGGACCGCCTGATCAACGAGATCAAGGTCGACGCCACCGAGATGCAGATCCGCCTCGGGCGCGTCATCGACAAGGTGAACAAGCTCATCAAGGGCATGAACGAGAAGATGTACAACGACGGCTGGAAGCTCGACGCCGCACAGGGCACCGTCGCCTTCGGCTCCGCGCTGTACAACTGGGCCGTCTCTGTCCCGTACATGAAGACGTCGGGCGTGAACTTCGGCGAGGTCTATGACCGCTGCCGCGCCGGGGACATGAAGACTCTCGCCAAGAAGAGCCCGCTCGCCGACGTTCTCCTCGATATGGTGGTCAAGCACCTGCCAAACCCGATCCAGGCACAGGACCGCCGTGTCCACATCATCTGGCACGGCGACTACGAGTCCGAGGTCGGCAAGTCCATGATCGGTTGTGACCCGAACGGTCCTATCGCCATGATGGTCACTGACATCTCCTTCGACCCGCACGCGGGCGAGGTCGCCACCGGTCGTCTCTTCTCCGGCACTCTCCGCCGCGGCGAAGAGGTCTACATCTCCGGCACCGCCGGAAAGTCCAACCGCCTCCAGCAGGTCGGTATCTTCATGGGCCCCGAGAGGATCGAGGTCGAGAGCCTCTGCGCCGGCAACATCGCCGCCGTCACCGGTCTCAAGGACGCGATCGTCGGTTCGACCGTCACGTCGATGATGGAGATGACGCCGTTCGAGTCTCTCCAGCACTACTCCGAGCCTGTCATGACCGTTGCGGTCGAGGCGAAGAACATGAAGGACCTTCCGAAGCTCGTCACCGTGCTCAGGCAGGTCGCAAAGGAAGACCCGACTGTCCGCGTCACGATCAACGAGGAGACCGGCGAGCACCTGATCTCCGGCATGGGCGAGCTCCACCTGGAGATCATCACCGGCCGTATCAAGCGCGACAAGGGCGTCGAGATCGTCACGTCCCCGCCGATCGTGGTGTACCGTGAGACTCCCACCCTGAAGGCGGGTCCTGTCGAGGGTAAGTCCCCGAACCGCCACAACAGGTTCTACATCGAGCTTGAGCCCCTGAGCGACGAGGTCGTGCAGCTGATCAAGAGCGGCGAGATCACGATGAACCTCCCTGAAATTGAGAGGCGTGACATCCTGATCAAGGCCGGTTTCGAGAAGGATGAGGCGAAGAACCTCAAGGCCATCGAAGCGACGAACATGTTCTTCGACATGACCAAGGGTATCCAGTACCTCAACGAGACGATGGAACTTGTCCTCGAAGGCTGGCGCGAGGCCCTTGCGGGCGGTCCGCTTGCCGAGGAACAGGTGCAGAACCTGAAGATCCGCCTCGTCGATGTCAAGCTTCACGAGGACGCGATCCACCGCGGTCCGGCGCAGGTCATCCCCGCGGTCCGTTCCGCGGTCAAGGCCGGCATCCTGATGGCCGGCGACTCCCTCCTCGAGCCGCTGCAGAAGATCCAGATCACTGTCCCGATGGACCAGATGGGTGCCGCAACCGGTCAGATCCAGGGACGTCGCGGTCAGGTCTTCGACATGCAGAGCATGGGCGACACGATCACTGTCTCCGGCAAGGCGCCGGTGGCGGAACTCTTCGGCTTTGCCGGCGACATCCGCTCCGCGACCGAAGGCCGTGCGATGTGGTCCACCGAGTTCGCCGGTTTCGAGGTTGTTCCCCAGGGTCTCCTCCCCGAGGTCGTCAAGGCGATCCGGAAGAGGAAGGGTCTGAAGGAACAGATCCCGCGGCCGGAAGACTATCTGGCGTGA
- a CDS encoding alpha/beta hydrolase family protein, with protein MKVHFSDEQFSFQYLRILGTCAVGGADIGECLMTAARIRESDFESWHAEWRRTAELVEGYAREAGAGRVSAGEAYMRAFSYYRASEFFLHGDPADPRIVETWGKSRTCFRQALALLDVEHEVVAIPYEGTTLPGYFFPAGGEGRPTVVLTTGFDGTAEELYLDYGVSALKRGYNVLAFEGPGQGAVIREQGLAFRPDWETVMTPAVDWLLARPEVDQGRVALIGASMGGYLAPRAAACDHRIAALVANGGVFDADYTKLTVMAKDVIEILHTDPDAFDAAVREVMKTDPAIRWAFQHGMYVYGAASPHEWLLMSQAYTLEGMAGEIACPTLVIEAGNERSFPGRARLLYNALACEKEWMPFPAAEGIEEHCGIGGTMRRNQLIFDWLDRVLGAGKREDENSATRR; from the coding sequence ATGAAAGTCCACTTCAGCGACGAGCAGTTCTCCTTCCAGTACCTCCGTATCCTCGGAACGTGCGCGGTCGGCGGCGCGGACATCGGGGAATGCCTGATGACCGCGGCACGGATCAGGGAGTCCGACTTCGAGAGCTGGCATGCAGAATGGCGGCGGACGGCCGAACTGGTGGAGGGCTATGCCCGCGAGGCCGGGGCCGGCCGCGTCAGCGCCGGAGAGGCATATATGCGGGCATTCTCCTATTACCGGGCGTCGGAGTTCTTCCTCCACGGGGATCCGGCCGACCCGCGGATCGTCGAGACCTGGGGGAAATCGCGCACCTGCTTCAGGCAGGCCCTCGCCCTCCTCGACGTGGAGCACGAGGTCGTCGCCATCCCGTACGAGGGGACCACCCTCCCCGGCTACTTCTTCCCGGCAGGCGGGGAGGGGCGGCCGACCGTCGTCCTCACCACCGGCTTCGACGGCACCGCGGAGGAACTCTACCTTGACTACGGGGTCTCGGCCCTGAAAAGAGGATACAACGTCCTCGCCTTCGAGGGGCCGGGACAGGGCGCGGTGATACGCGAGCAGGGCCTTGCATTCAGGCCCGACTGGGAGACGGTGATGACCCCGGCCGTCGACTGGCTCCTCGCACGGCCGGAGGTCGATCAGGGGCGGGTCGCCCTGATCGGCGCCTCGATGGGGGGCTACCTCGCGCCGCGGGCGGCGGCCTGCGATCACCGGATCGCCGCTCTCGTCGCCAACGGCGGGGTCTTCGACGCCGACTACACGAAACTGACGGTGATGGCAAAGGACGTCATCGAGATCCTCCACACCGACCCCGACGCCTTCGACGCGGCTGTGCGGGAGGTGATGAAGACCGACCCCGCGATCCGCTGGGCCTTCCAGCATGGCATGTACGTCTACGGCGCAGCCTCGCCGCACGAGTGGCTCCTCATGTCGCAGGCCTACACCCTGGAGGGCATGGCCGGCGAGATCGCCTGCCCCACACTCGTCATCGAGGCCGGGAACGAGCGGTCTTTCCCGGGCAGGGCACGCCTCCTGTACAACGCCCTCGCCTGCGAGAAGGAGTGGATGCCCTTCCCTGCAGCCGAAGGGATCGAGGAGCACTGCGGTATCGGCGGCACGATGCGCAGGAACCAGCTGATCTTCGACTGGCTCGACCGGGTGCTCGGGGCGGGGAAGAGGGAGGATGAAAATTCCGCGACACGAAGATGA